The DNA window CGTACAGCGAAATGCCGATCTCGTCGACGTTGGCAATTGCCGTCACCACCACGTAGGACACCGCCACCGACATTGGCCGCCGATCGATCAAGTGAATGCGTTTGAGTTGGTAGATCGGCGTTCCGGCCGCCAGCTGGAGCTTTTCAGCCAGTTCAGCGCCGGCGGGCATCCGTTCGCGGCTGATCCACTGCGTGTCCGGTCGGCGCCCTTGCTGTATCACCTCACGCGAGAATCCTTTGACGTCCGCCAATGAATAGAACAGCTTCGGCTCGGGCCGTTGCGGTTGAATAAAGGTGCCGTAGCCGCGCGAACGGCCGATGATGCCGTCCTGCTCGAGGCAGGCCAGCGCTTTGCGCACCGTGATGCGCGAGATGCCGAGCCGTTCGGTGAACAGGCGCTCGCTGGGCAAAAAATCCCCCGCATTCAGCAATCCTTGATCGATAGCCTGGCGCACTGAGGCGTTGAAGCGCAAATACAGCGGCATCGCGCCCGCGCTGGCCAGATCCTGCTGCAGTTTGTCCAGCAGACGCTGGTTGGTCTCCTTGCTCATAGCCGACGGAAGTCCTGTAGCCGCAATGCGATGGCTTATTTAAGGGGATTTCGCCGGGCAGCGCAACTGCCACCGCCGCTGGAAGGAAATGAGGTAGAGTAGTGCGTCGGTACCCTGAATCAGGAGACACAAATTCCCCATGAGCGACACCCCACGACACGCGGACGATGCAGCTATCCTGGCCGCCTTCGCGCAGCAGCGGCGGCAAGGTCTGACCCGACGTTCGGCGCTGCATCAGGCTCTGTTGCAACTGATTGCCGCCGGAGAACTGGCCTGGCGGACGAAGCTGCCGCCGAGCCGTGTGTTGGCGGCCCGGCTGACGGTGGCGCGCGACACGGTGGAACAGACCTACGCGCGGCTGGAAGCGGAGGGGTTCATCAGCCGAACGGTGGGGCGCGGCAGCTTTGTGCGTTATCGCAGTGACACGCTGCTCGGCCGCGAACTGCTGGCGACGGCGACGGGGCAAGAGGCGCGGCTGGCGGAGCCTGAGCTGAGCGATCGCGGCCGGGCGCTGCTGGCAGTCAGCCATACGCCGCACACTTGTCGCCAGGCTTCGCTGACGCCTTCGCTGGCAGACCTGCGGGCGTTCCCCATCGAGCAATGGCTGCAGCAGGAAAAGCAGGCGCTGCGGCGGCACGGCGAGCGGTTGTTGGGGTATGCCGATCCGCAAGGGCTGCCGGAGCTGCGTGCGGAGATCGCGCACTATCTGCAGCGGGAGCGGGGCGTCAAGGCGACGGCGGAACAGGTGATCGTGGTGACCAGCTCTCAGCAAGCGTTGGCGCTGTGTACGCAGGTGCTGTTCGATCCCGGCGATGCGGTGTTCGTCGAAGAACCGGGTTATCAGGGGGCGAAAAAACTGGTGCAGTCGGCGGGTCTGCAGGCGTGGCCGATCGGCATCGACGAGCAGGGACTGGACGTCGGGCAGTTGATGCAGGCCTCGGGCGGTGGACGGGGCGTTTATATCACGCCGTCCCATCACTATCCGCTGGGGTATTCGCTGAGTCTCGATCGGCGGCTGGCGTTGTTGCAGTGGGCGCAGCGGCAACGAGCCTGGATCATCGAAGACGACTACGACGCCGAGTTCAACTACGACCGGCAAACCAAGGCGGCGCTGCAGGGGTTGGACGGCGGTGGGCGTACGCTGTACATCGGCACCTTCAGCAAGACGCTGTTTCCGGGGCTGCGCATCGGCTTCATGATTGCGCCGCCGCAGCTGGTGCGGCCGTTGGTCGCCGCCAGGCAGTTTCAGGACGGCTACACGTCGGCGCTGGCGCAGATGACGCTGTTCCATTTCCTGCACGAGGGCGGCTACGCCGAGCATCTGCGCAATATGCGCACGCTGTACAAGGCGCGGCTGGACGCGTTGTACGACGCGGTGCATCGTCACCTGGCAGCCTGGACGCGTCCGGCGTTGCCGCAGGGCGGGCTGCAGCTGGTTTGCCCGTTGGCGGATGCGGCGACGGAGCGGCGGCTGGTGGCGGCGGCGGCCGAACGGGGGATACGGCTGTACGGCCTGGCGGACTTCTACACCGGTACGCCGCAGCGCGGGGCGTTGGTGCTCGGCTTCTCGGCCTATACGCCGGATGAGATCGTGCGCTTTATCACTGCGTTGGCGCAGGTGTTCAGCGCGCTGCCGGCGGCAAGCGACGGTTAAAATTGGTCTGCTCTGCGTTTTGAATTGGTCCGTATTGCGCCGCCGCTGCGCGGTGTATTCTGCCGCTATCCGATTATTTCCCTAATGGAAATAATATCTTACTCCGTGAGGCGCTATGAACCCATCCAACCCTGAAGTGACTATCCGCAGAATCAATGGCGACGACAAAGCGCAATGGCTGGCGCTGTGGCAGGGCTATCTCGATTTTTACCGCGCCGACGTGGCGCCGCAGGTGACCGATCGCACCTTCGAACGCCTGGGGCAGGATGAACAGGTGTACGGGCTGGTGGCGGAGGATGCCGAGGGACGGCTGCTGGGGCTGATGAACCTGGTGTTCCACCCGTCCACCTGGAGCGCGGTCGGCTATTGTTATATCGAAGATCTCTATGTGTCGCCGCAGGCGCGCGGCCACAAGGTGTCGGAAAAGCTGTTCGAACAGGCGTACCGATTGGCAGAGACGCGCGGCAGCGATCGGGTCTACTGGATGACCCAGGAGTACAACGCGCCGGCGCGCTCGCTGTACGACAAAATCGGCAGAAGAAGCTCGTTTATCGTTTATTCCCGTTAATCGCAGGAGGGCGTTTATGGCAATGAATCGTTATGGTCAGCCGGTCGGGGAACCGATGCCGGATTGGCAGCCGGCTCGCCGCCCGGGCGGCGCGACGCTCGGCGGGCGTTTCTGCTCGTTGGCGCCGCTCGAGCCGCAGCGGGATTACGCCGCGCTGTTCGAGGCGTTTCAACTGGCGCCGGACGGCCGCGACTGGACCTATCTGTCTATTGAACGGCCCGATACGCCGGCGGCGATGTTGCAACATCTGGAGACGCTGCAGGCCAACCCGGCGCTGGTCAATCTGACGGTGTTCGACGCCGCCAGCGACGCGCCGGTGGGCACGGTGGCGCTGATGCGCATCGACGAGGCCAACGGCGTGCTGGAGATCGGCCACGTCAGCTGGTCGCCGTTGATGAAACAGCGCTCCAGCGCCACCGAAGCCATCGCGCTGCTGCTGCGCTATGCCTTCGACACGCTGGGCTACCGCCGCTGCGAGTGGAAGTGCGACAGCCATAACGCGCCGTCCCGCCAGGCCGCGCTGCGCTTTGGCTTTCGCTACGAGGGCAACTTCCGCTTTGCGGTGATCGTCAAGGGGCGCAGCCGGGATACCGACTGGTTCGCCATCACCGCCGATCGCTGGCCGGCGGTGCGGCAGGCGCTGGCGCGCTGGCTGAGCGAGGATAACTTCGATGCACAGGGGCAGCAGATAGCCCGGCTGCAGGTGTTGCGCGGCGAATGATAAGCAAAAAGGCGGCCCGCGGGCCGCCTTTTTATCGGGCTAAAGCGCTTACTTCAGCTCGTCGACCATGGTGGTGGCGCGGCCGATGTAGTTGGCCGGGGTCATCGCCTTCAGACGGGTTTTCTCTTCTTCCGGCAGCGCCAGGCCATCGATGAATGCCTGCATGCCGGCGGCGTCCACGCGCTTGCCGCGGGTCAGCTCTTTCAGCTTCTCGTAAGGCTTCTCGATGCCGTATCGGCGCATCACGGTCTGGATCGGCTCGGCCAGCACTTCCCAGTTGTGATCCAGTTCGTCCAGCAGGTGCGCCTGGTTCACTTCCAGCTTGCTGATGCCTTTCAGGGTGGCCTGATAGGCGATCAGCGCGTAGCCCAGGCCTACGCCCAGGTTACGCAGCACGGTGGAATCGGTCAGGTCGCGCTGCCAGCGGGACACCGGCAGTTTGCCCGCCAGGTGGCCCAGCACGGCGTTGGCCAGGCCCAGGTTGCCTTCGGAGTTTTCGAAGTCGATCGGGTTGACCTTGTGCGGCATGGTGGAAGAACCGATTTCGCCGGCGATGGTCTTCTGCTTGAAGTGGTTCAGGGCGATGTAGCCCCAGATGTCGCGGTCGAAGTCGATCAGGATGGTGTTGAAGCGCGCTACGCAGTCGAACAGCTCGGCGATGTAGTCATGCGGCTCGATCTGGGTGGTGTACGGGTTCCAGGTGATGCCGAGCGAGGTCACGAACGCCTCGCTGAACTGGTGCCAGTCCACTTCCGGGTAAGCGACGATGTGGGCGTTGTAGTTGCCGACCGCACCGTTGATTTTACCCATGATCTCCACGCGCTCCAGCTGGCGGTACTGGCGTTCCATGCGGTAAGCCACGTTGGCGAACTCTTTGCCGACGGTCGACGGGGTCGCCGGCTGGCCGTGGGTGCGCGACAGCAGCGGAATATCGCGGTATTCCAGCGCCAGCCTTTTCAGCGCGTCGATGATCTTGCGCCAGTAAGGCAATACCACGTCCTGACGGGCGCTTTGCAGCATCAGCGCGTGCGACAGGTTGTTGATGTCTTCGGAGGTGCAGGCAAAGTGGATGAACTCGGACACCGCGTGCAGCGCAGGCACCGCCGCCACTTTTTCCTTCAGGAAATACTCGACCGCTTTCACGTCGTGGTTGGTGGTGCGCTCGATGGTTTTGATGCGCTGAGCGTCTTCTTCATTGAATTCCGCGACGATTTTGTCGAGGAAAGCGTTTGCGTCGGCGTCAAAAGCGGGAACTTCCTTGATTTCTGCGCAGGCCGCCAGTTTTTGCAGCCAACGTACTTCAACCTGTACGCGGAATTTCAGCAGACCGTATTCGCTGAAAATGGGGCGCAGTGCGCTGACTTTA is part of the Serratia marcescens genome and encodes:
- a CDS encoding GntR family transcriptional regulator; this encodes MSKETNQRLLDKLQQDLASAGAMPLYLRFNASVRQAIDQGLLNAGDFLPSERLFTERLGISRITVRKALACLEQDGIIGRSRGYGTFIQPQRPEPKLFYSLADVKGFSREVIQQGRRPDTQWISRERMPAGAELAEKLQLAAGTPIYQLKRIHLIDRRPMSVAVSYVVVTAIANVDEIGISLYDYFRRNKVEMGSLRSQVSAAMADDDIRQALRLSEPMPLLIVRQTLFDHHKKPIEYSESFCRSDMYEFTSES
- the pdxR gene encoding MocR-like pyridoxine biosynthesis transcription factor PdxR, which gives rise to MSDTPRHADDAAILAAFAQQRRQGLTRRSALHQALLQLIAAGELAWRTKLPPSRVLAARLTVARDTVEQTYARLEAEGFISRTVGRGSFVRYRSDTLLGRELLATATGQEARLAEPELSDRGRALLAVSHTPHTCRQASLTPSLADLRAFPIEQWLQQEKQALRRHGERLLGYADPQGLPELRAEIAHYLQRERGVKATAEQVIVVTSSQQALALCTQVLFDPGDAVFVEEPGYQGAKKLVQSAGLQAWPIGIDEQGLDVGQLMQASGGGRGVYITPSHHYPLGYSLSLDRRLALLQWAQRQRAWIIEDDYDAEFNYDRQTKAALQGLDGGGRTLYIGTFSKTLFPGLRIGFMIAPPQLVRPLVAARQFQDGYTSALAQMTLFHFLHEGGYAEHLRNMRTLYKARLDALYDAVHRHLAAWTRPALPQGGLQLVCPLADAATERRLVAAAAERGIRLYGLADFYTGTPQRGALVLGFSAYTPDEIVRFITALAQVFSALPAASDG
- the purB gene encoding adenylosuccinate lyase; amino-acid sequence: MELSSLTAVSPVDGRYGDKVSALRPIFSEYGLLKFRVQVEVRWLQKLAACAEIKEVPAFDADANAFLDKIVAEFNEEDAQRIKTIERTTNHDVKAVEYFLKEKVAAVPALHAVSEFIHFACTSEDINNLSHALMLQSARQDVVLPYWRKIIDALKRLALEYRDIPLLSRTHGQPATPSTVGKEFANVAYRMERQYRQLERVEIMGKINGAVGNYNAHIVAYPEVDWHQFSEAFVTSLGITWNPYTTQIEPHDYIAELFDCVARFNTILIDFDRDIWGYIALNHFKQKTIAGEIGSSTMPHKVNPIDFENSEGNLGLANAVLGHLAGKLPVSRWQRDLTDSTVLRNLGVGLGYALIAYQATLKGISKLEVNQAHLLDELDHNWEVLAEPIQTVMRRYGIEKPYEKLKELTRGKRVDAAGMQAFIDGLALPEEEKTRLKAMTPANYIGRATTMVDELK
- a CDS encoding GNAT family N-acetyltransferase; translation: MAMNRYGQPVGEPMPDWQPARRPGGATLGGRFCSLAPLEPQRDYAALFEAFQLAPDGRDWTYLSIERPDTPAAMLQHLETLQANPALVNLTVFDAASDAPVGTVALMRIDEANGVLEIGHVSWSPLMKQRSSATEAIALLLRYAFDTLGYRRCEWKCDSHNAPSRQAALRFGFRYEGNFRFAVIVKGRSRDTDWFAITADRWPAVRQALARWLSEDNFDAQGQQIARLQVLRGE
- a CDS encoding GNAT family N-acetyltransferase — its product is MNPSNPEVTIRRINGDDKAQWLALWQGYLDFYRADVAPQVTDRTFERLGQDEQVYGLVAEDAEGRLLGLMNLVFHPSTWSAVGYCYIEDLYVSPQARGHKVSEKLFEQAYRLAETRGSDRVYWMTQEYNAPARSLYDKIGRRSSFIVYSR